The following proteins come from a genomic window of Yinghuangia sp. ASG 101:
- a CDS encoding branched-chain amino acid ABC transporter permease, protein MDWLDAHFIPALDGVAYGMLLFVVAAGLTLAFGAGGVLNMAHGTVFAMGTYIAADMGDGSWGTLALALAVGTAAGAAGGGVLAVASAPIARRGHLDQALLTFGIALVGGDLLTAYFGTDQRSVKVPGALEESVSILGHTYPAYRLAFIGFAAVLAALGYWLLVRSTAGSAVRATTDDPEMVACLGMDPRRVRAAVLVTAGALAGGAGALGAPIIGPGPTTANTVMLLSLIIVVVGRLGSVPGALLAAIAVGEVQTLGIVLAPDLAPYLLFGAMGVALVARTASGTVPALAGRLRARASDGGRAVAVKGGGA, encoded by the coding sequence GTGGACTGGCTGGACGCGCACTTCATCCCGGCCCTCGACGGCGTGGCGTACGGCATGCTGCTGTTCGTCGTGGCCGCCGGGCTCACCTTGGCGTTCGGTGCCGGCGGCGTGCTGAACATGGCCCACGGGACCGTGTTCGCGATGGGCACGTACATCGCCGCCGACATGGGCGACGGAAGCTGGGGCACGCTCGCGCTCGCCCTGGCCGTCGGAACGGCGGCCGGGGCGGCGGGCGGCGGCGTGCTCGCCGTCGCCTCCGCGCCGATCGCCCGGCGCGGCCATCTCGACCAGGCGCTGCTGACCTTCGGCATCGCCCTGGTCGGCGGCGACCTCCTGACGGCGTACTTCGGTACGGACCAGCGCTCGGTCAAGGTGCCCGGCGCGCTGGAGGAGTCGGTGTCGATCCTCGGGCACACCTACCCGGCGTACCGGCTGGCGTTCATCGGCTTCGCCGCCGTGCTGGCCGCGCTCGGGTACTGGCTGCTCGTCCGCTCCACCGCCGGATCGGCGGTGCGTGCGACGACCGACGACCCGGAGATGGTCGCGTGCCTCGGCATGGACCCGCGCCGCGTCCGCGCGGCGGTCTTGGTCACGGCGGGGGCGCTGGCCGGCGGTGCCGGCGCCCTCGGCGCGCCCATCATCGGCCCCGGGCCGACCACGGCGAACACGGTGATGCTGCTCTCGCTCATCATCGTGGTCGTCGGCCGCCTCGGCTCGGTGCCCGGCGCGCTGCTGGCCGCGATCGCGGTCGGCGAGGTGCAGACCCTGGGCATCGTGCTGGCCCCGGACCTCGCGCCCTACCTGTTGTTCGGCGCGATGGGGGTGGCGCTGGTCGCCCGCACCGCGTCCGGGACGGTCCCGGCGCTCGCCGGGCGACTCCGGGCCCGGGCGTCGGACGGCGGGCGGGCGGTCGCGGTGAAGGGGGGCGGGGCGTGA
- a CDS encoding ABC transporter ATP-binding protein encodes MNGELRIHELRRAYGSFVAVGGVDLSVGPGARRALIGPNGAGKTTLLNLIAGTDRPTGGRIEWEGRDITWHSQRRRFRAGIGRTFQHPSVVPGRTALDNVLLGAWHGPASRRLRLPGRTVRDLTGECRDILGALGLADLADRQAGDLSHGQRRMIDLATALAGRPRLLLLDEPAAGLTDDGIAALLDALRELPESVAVVLVEHNLDVVAAFANEVTVLHHGRPLATGTPAEVQADEAVQEAYLGRRTVTEAA; translated from the coding sequence ATGAACGGGGAGCTACGGATCCACGAACTCCGGCGCGCGTACGGATCGTTCGTCGCCGTCGGCGGTGTCGACCTGAGTGTCGGGCCGGGCGCCCGCCGTGCGCTGATCGGACCGAACGGCGCCGGGAAGACCACCCTGCTCAACCTGATCGCGGGCACCGACCGGCCCACCGGCGGGCGCATCGAGTGGGAGGGCCGCGACATCACCTGGCACTCCCAGCGCCGCCGGTTCCGCGCCGGGATCGGACGGACGTTCCAGCACCCGTCGGTCGTGCCCGGCCGTACCGCGCTCGACAACGTCCTGCTCGGGGCCTGGCACGGTCCCGCGTCGCGCCGCCTGCGGCTGCCCGGCCGGACCGTCCGCGACCTCACCGGCGAATGCCGCGACATCCTCGGCGCCCTGGGCCTCGCCGACCTGGCGGACCGGCAGGCCGGCGACCTGTCGCACGGCCAGCGCCGCATGATCGACCTCGCGACCGCGCTGGCCGGACGCCCCCGGCTGCTGCTGCTCGACGAACCCGCGGCGGGGCTGACCGATGACGGCATCGCGGCGCTGCTCGACGCGCTCCGCGAACTGCCGGAGAGCGTCGCGGTCGTGCTCGTGGAGCACAACCTCGACGTCGTGGCCGCGTTCGCGAACGAGGTCACCGTCCTGCACCACGGCCGGCCGCTCGCCACCGGAACGCCCGCCGAGGTCCAGGCCGACGAAGCCGTCCAGGAGGCCTACTTGGGGCGGCGTACTGTGACGGAGGCGGCATGA
- a CDS encoding nitrate- and nitrite sensing domain-containing protein: MKLTRRLTLLVSVPLAVAVGFAGLAVESSIGKASDADDLRTLVVAAETAGRLAYELQAERSAAALSMLPNPAPDALDVFQRQSAATDAEAAAYRDHRSDISSAPGEVRRVLAEVDAGLAGLAEVRDGVRMRKTSLSAAGFNYRILIAALLEYRAGVGQFGRAQPSQAEDLRAVADLSRASESAGRMEVAVLRALGRGAYTSAAQQEIIEARAAYNEALRTFAVSARPEWQALLEHELVGEQLARAQRLEDLVARTESGENLAIDKAEWAEAMSARIARLRAVEVQIDKQIVADVTDVRDDQVRWTIGEIIAVLIAVILAAIVVIRMGRRLISRLRSLQESAHQVAYERLPAAVAALREPDVLGSSTPAEFAAEAGKAVRVDGKDEIAEVGESFRTVFEEAVRLAADLSGERAGVSAILVNLARRGQVQTNDLLRVLDRAEEREADPERLERLYAIDHHVNLMRRTHDNLLVLGGEGSARVRDDTMLVDVVRVAAQRIKHYTRVHLPGGNVGVTVAGRATDPLAHLLAELLDNATTFSPPGTPVTVEVGVQGDHAVVHIADQGFGLQPERRAQLNARLSGGLAVDLDAVRLMGLTVVSTLAERLGVRVLLESGPDGGTVAVVELPPAILTTVRRVGRHRAKVPEAAIGGAPARTAIAAGVGSTPGAALHRGAPASAPMSALGGYETAPAAGGLGTLPEPAAPAVPRVPRPDPLGPPPSAPSSAAPPPLLPGPDIAGNVRPGVPLGGPAPSASVESASGLPRRVPRASLQDAQNGLAETPAAPPVPERPRDAGRVADAMAAFASGTRAGRHPGGVSRPRSAASPDGPPSGEHRAVLNPHLPDPRGREQK; the protein is encoded by the coding sequence ATGAAGCTCACTCGGAGACTCACGCTGCTGGTCAGCGTTCCTCTGGCGGTCGCGGTCGGCTTCGCCGGCCTCGCCGTCGAATCCTCGATCGGCAAGGCGAGCGACGCCGACGACCTGCGCACCCTGGTCGTCGCCGCCGAAACCGCCGGCAGACTCGCGTACGAACTCCAGGCCGAGCGCTCGGCCGCGGCGCTCAGCATGCTGCCGAACCCCGCGCCCGACGCCCTCGACGTCTTCCAGCGGCAGAGCGCGGCCACCGACGCCGAGGCCGCGGCGTACCGCGACCACCGCTCCGACATCTCGTCGGCCCCCGGCGAGGTCCGGCGCGTACTCGCCGAGGTCGACGCGGGGCTCGCCGGACTCGCGGAAGTCCGCGACGGCGTGCGGATGCGCAAGACCTCGCTGTCGGCCGCGGGCTTCAACTACCGCATCCTCATCGCGGCACTGCTGGAATACCGCGCGGGCGTCGGCCAGTTCGGCCGGGCCCAGCCCAGCCAGGCGGAGGACCTGCGCGCCGTCGCCGACCTCTCGCGGGCCTCGGAGTCCGCCGGGCGCATGGAGGTCGCGGTGCTGCGCGCACTCGGTCGCGGCGCCTACACCTCCGCCGCGCAGCAGGAGATCATCGAAGCGCGCGCCGCGTACAACGAGGCGCTGCGCACCTTCGCCGTCTCCGCCCGGCCCGAATGGCAGGCGCTCCTCGAACACGAGCTGGTCGGCGAGCAGTTGGCGCGCGCGCAACGCCTCGAAGACCTCGTCGCGCGTACCGAGTCGGGCGAGAACCTCGCGATCGACAAGGCCGAGTGGGCCGAGGCGATGTCGGCGCGCATCGCCCGGCTCCGCGCCGTCGAAGTGCAGATCGACAAGCAGATCGTGGCCGACGTCACCGACGTCCGCGACGACCAGGTGCGGTGGACGATCGGCGAGATCATCGCCGTCCTGATCGCCGTCATCCTCGCCGCGATCGTCGTGATCCGCATGGGCCGCCGGCTGATCTCCCGGCTCCGCTCCCTGCAGGAATCCGCCCACCAGGTCGCGTACGAACGGCTGCCGGCCGCGGTCGCCGCGCTGCGCGAACCCGACGTGCTCGGCTCCAGCACCCCGGCCGAGTTCGCGGCCGAAGCCGGCAAGGCGGTCAGGGTCGACGGCAAGGACGAGATCGCCGAGGTCGGCGAATCGTTCCGGACCGTCTTCGAGGAAGCCGTGCGCCTCGCCGCGGACCTCTCCGGCGAACGCGCGGGCGTCAGCGCCATCCTGGTCAACCTCGCCCGCCGCGGCCAGGTCCAGACCAACGACCTGCTGCGCGTGCTCGACCGCGCCGAGGAGCGCGAGGCCGACCCCGAACGCCTCGAACGCCTCTACGCGATCGACCACCACGTCAACCTGATGCGCCGCACGCACGACAACCTCCTCGTGCTCGGCGGCGAGGGCTCGGCCCGCGTGCGCGACGACACCATGCTCGTCGACGTCGTCCGGGTCGCCGCCCAGCGCATCAAGCACTACACACGTGTGCATCTTCCCGGCGGCAACGTCGGCGTGACCGTCGCCGGCCGCGCCACCGACCCGCTCGCCCACCTCCTCGCCGAACTCCTCGACAACGCCACGACGTTCTCGCCCCCCGGCACCCCGGTGACCGTCGAGGTCGGCGTCCAGGGCGACCACGCCGTCGTGCACATCGCCGACCAGGGCTTCGGCCTCCAGCCGGAACGGCGCGCGCAACTCAACGCGCGGCTGTCCGGCGGTCTCGCCGTCGACCTCGACGCCGTGCGGCTGATGGGCCTCACCGTGGTCAGCACGCTCGCCGAGCGCCTCGGCGTCCGCGTACTCCTGGAGAGCGGCCCGGACGGCGGCACCGTCGCCGTCGTCGAACTCCCGCCCGCGATCCTGACGACCGTGCGCCGCGTCGGACGCCACCGGGCCAAGGTGCCCGAGGCCGCCATAGGCGGGGCACCGGCCAGGACCGCCATCGCCGCCGGAGTCGGATCCACCCCCGGGGCGGCGCTCCACCGCGGCGCGCCCGCCTCGGCGCCGATGTCCGCCCTCGGCGGCTACGAAACGGCCCCCGCCGCCGGCGGACTGGGCACGCTCCCCGAGCCCGCGGCCCCGGCCGTACCGCGGGTCCCCCGGCCGGATCCGCTCGGGCCCCCGCCCTCGGCCCCCTCCTCCGCCGCTCCGCCTCCGCTGCTCCCCGGCCCGGACATCGCGGGCAACGTCCGCCCCGGCGTGCCGCTCGGCGGCCCCGCCCCGTCGGCCTCGGTGGAGAGTGCGTCCGGCCTGCCCCGCCGGGTGCCCCGCGCATCGCTGCAGGACGCGCAAAACGGCCTCGCCGAGACCCCCGCCGCCCCGCCGGTGCCGGAGCGCCCGCGCGACGCGGGCCGGGTCGCGGACGCCATGGCCGCCTTCGCCTCCGGGACCCGCGCCGGTCGCCACCCCGGCGGCGTCAGCCGGCCCCGGTCCGCCGCGAGTCCGGACGGCCCGCCGTCCGGAGAGCACCGCGCGGTTCTCAACCCCCACCTACCCGACCCACGAGGCAGGGAGCAGAAGTGA
- a CDS encoding FHA domain-containing protein: MGGRNASEDPAVPQLTASTDTGQPVVLDPGRDYIVGRDPQSCNVVVDDRRVSRRHAVLRVAGDGWELVDTGSVNGTYVRGQRVNRVVVGGGVEVLLGDPDDGGRLRLGPTAAATELVPAGQQSQAPPPPVGAGPGGAPGPGRGSAVPPPPAGADGRPPWANIVPGPYAESRPSVDRRPSVVMQIPVKTLRIGRALDNDLVLTDLMVSRHHAELRTTPGGRHEIADLGSHNGTYVNGVPVERQVLGPNDIVGIGHATFRLDGNELREFIDTGEVSLHINGLEVKAGDKTLLHDVSFPIGERTLLAVVGTSGAGKSTLLKALTGSLPVSSGNVLYDGRDMFSQFAELRQRIGLVPQDDILHKQLTVRQALRYAARLRFPGDTEKAERARRVEEVIADLGLTERAELPIHKLSGGQRKRVSVAVELLTKPSLLYLDEPTSGLDVGSAGDLMDNLRNLADDGRTVITVLHDLDSAEVCDRLLVLVTGGYVAYYGPPGEALEYFGKENWRDAFKMLNREDGVELAARFRESEPHARYVQSGLAPVVSPTQQAERAQVKPPKPQSWGSQLATLSRRYLSVIASDRKYLALLLAAPILLGALCRAIPGKFVGTPGANQDILTKLLVLFVISGLMGSATAVNELIKERAIYQRERSAGLSVSAYLCSKLLVLGLIAALQGIALTAVALAGYEMPDEGVGLGPPVVEIGIAVVLSAVAAMALGLVISALVSTPELTMPLLVVVAIVQVVLCGALFPLTGALVIEQVSWIAPARWAFSAAAGSVDVLVQMPDKGDKPDPLWKSEPRVWYTNIAILGAQIVVYTTAAMLLLRRLDPKVGTRKAKRR, encoded by the coding sequence ATGGGGGGTAGAAACGCTTCCGAAGACCCGGCCGTCCCGCAGCTCACCGCGAGCACGGACACCGGGCAGCCCGTCGTGCTCGACCCCGGGCGCGACTACATCGTCGGTCGCGACCCGCAGTCGTGCAACGTCGTCGTCGACGACCGCCGCGTCTCCCGCCGCCACGCCGTGCTCCGCGTCGCCGGGGACGGCTGGGAGCTGGTCGACACCGGCAGTGTCAACGGCACGTACGTCCGCGGGCAGCGTGTCAACCGCGTCGTCGTCGGCGGCGGGGTCGAGGTGCTGCTCGGCGACCCCGATGACGGCGGCAGGCTGCGGCTGGGCCCGACCGCAGCGGCAACCGAACTGGTGCCCGCCGGGCAGCAGTCGCAGGCACCCCCGCCGCCCGTCGGCGCCGGGCCGGGCGGCGCGCCCGGTCCGGGCCGGGGGAGCGCGGTGCCGCCGCCCCCTGCCGGCGCGGACGGCCGCCCCCCGTGGGCCAACATCGTGCCCGGGCCGTACGCCGAGTCCCGGCCGAGTGTGGACCGGCGCCCCAGCGTCGTCATGCAGATCCCGGTCAAGACGCTGCGCATCGGGCGGGCGCTCGACAACGACCTGGTGCTGACCGACCTGATGGTGTCGCGCCACCACGCCGAGCTGCGGACGACGCCCGGCGGCCGACACGAGATCGCCGACCTGGGCAGCCACAACGGGACGTACGTCAACGGTGTCCCGGTCGAGCGCCAGGTCCTCGGCCCGAACGACATCGTCGGCATCGGCCACGCGACGTTCCGGCTCGACGGCAACGAACTGCGCGAGTTCATCGACACCGGCGAGGTGTCGCTCCACATCAACGGCCTGGAGGTCAAGGCCGGCGACAAGACGCTGCTGCACGACGTGTCGTTCCCGATCGGCGAGCGCACGCTGCTCGCGGTGGTCGGCACGTCCGGCGCCGGGAAGTCCACGCTGCTGAAGGCGCTGACCGGTTCGCTCCCGGTGAGCAGCGGCAACGTGCTGTACGACGGCCGCGACATGTTCTCGCAGTTCGCCGAACTGCGGCAGCGCATCGGCCTGGTGCCGCAGGACGACATCCTGCACAAGCAGTTGACGGTACGTCAGGCGCTGCGCTACGCAGCCCGGCTGCGCTTCCCCGGTGACACCGAGAAGGCCGAGCGCGCCCGCCGCGTCGAGGAGGTCATCGCCGACCTCGGGCTGACCGAGCGCGCCGAGCTGCCGATCCACAAGCTGTCCGGCGGCCAGCGCAAGCGCGTCAGCGTCGCGGTCGAGCTGCTGACGAAACCGTCGCTGCTGTATCTCGACGAACCGACCTCGGGGCTCGACGTCGGCTCGGCCGGCGACCTGATGGACAACCTGCGCAACCTCGCCGACGACGGCCGCACGGTCATCACCGTCCTGCACGACCTGGACAGCGCCGAGGTGTGCGACCGCCTGCTGGTGCTGGTCACCGGCGGGTACGTCGCCTACTACGGCCCGCCCGGCGAGGCGCTGGAGTACTTCGGCAAGGAGAACTGGCGCGACGCGTTCAAGATGCTCAACCGCGAGGACGGTGTCGAGCTGGCGGCGCGGTTCCGCGAGTCGGAGCCGCACGCGCGCTACGTGCAGAGCGGCCTCGCCCCCGTCGTGTCGCCCACGCAGCAGGCGGAGCGGGCGCAGGTCAAGCCGCCGAAGCCGCAGAGCTGGGGGTCGCAGCTGGCGACACTGTCGCGGCGCTACCTGTCGGTTATCGCGTCCGACCGGAAATACCTCGCCCTGCTGCTCGCCGCGCCCATTCTGCTCGGTGCCCTGTGCCGGGCCATTCCGGGCAAATTCGTGGGGACGCCGGGGGCTAATCAGGACATCCTCACCAAATTGCTGGTGCTGTTCGTCATCAGCGGGCTCATGGGTTCGGCGACCGCGGTCAACGAACTCATCAAGGAACGCGCGATTTATCAGCGGGAGCGCAGTGCGGGATTGTCCGTATCCGCATATCTGTGTTCCAAATTGCTGGTGCTCGGGCTGATCGCCGCGTTGCAGGGCATAGCGCTCACCGCGGTCGCCTTGGCCGGGTATGAGATGCCCGACGAGGGAGTGGGCCTCGGACCACCGGTCGTCGAAATCGGTATCGCGGTGGTTTTGTCGGCCGTGGCCGCGATGGCCCTCGGCCTGGTGATCTCCGCCCTCGTGTCGACCCCCGAGTTGACGATGCCGCTCCTGGTGGTCGTCGCGATCGTGCAGGTCGTGCTGTGCGGCGCGTTGTTCCCGCTGACGGGTGCGCTGGTGATCGAGCAGGTGTCGTGGATCGCGCCGGCCCGGTGGGCGTTCTCGGCGGCGGCGGGCAGTGTCGACGTCCTCGTCCAGATGCCCGACAAGGGCGACAAGCCGGATCCGCTGTGGAAGTCCGAACCGCGGGTGTGGTACACGAACATCGCGATCCTGGGGGCGCAGATCGTCGTCTACACGACGGCCGCGATGCTGCTGCTGCGGCGCCTCGACCCGAAGGTGGGGACGCGCAAGGCCAAAAGGCGCTAG
- a CDS encoding roadblock/LC7 domain-containing protein, whose product MTAISESELNWLLVDFAGRVPEIVHALAVSADGITVAHTGGEALPQALADQLGAVASGLSGLLAGAAKAMNVAPVRSNLTEMNGGFLFSMAYTAEDPASLLVLATHDCDVRQVSYEMAQLIDKVGPALTAVARARFRFAPQQAPLGG is encoded by the coding sequence GTGACGGCGATCAGCGAGAGCGAACTCAACTGGCTGCTGGTGGACTTCGCCGGACGCGTGCCCGAGATCGTGCACGCACTCGCGGTGTCCGCCGACGGCATCACGGTCGCCCACACCGGCGGCGAGGCCCTGCCGCAGGCGCTGGCCGACCAGCTCGGCGCCGTGGCCTCCGGCCTGTCCGGCCTCCTCGCGGGGGCCGCGAAGGCCATGAACGTCGCACCGGTGCGCAGCAACCTGACCGAGATGAACGGCGGCTTCCTCTTCTCGATGGCCTACACCGCCGAAGACCCGGCATCGCTCCTCGTGTTGGCCACACACGACTGCGACGTGCGCCAGGTCTCGTACGAAATGGCCCAGCTCATCGACAAGGTCGGCCCCGCACTCACCGCCGTGGCGCGGGCGCGCTTCCGGTTCGCCCCGCAACAGGCGCCGCTCGGCGGCTGA
- a CDS encoding branched-chain amino acid ABC transporter permease yields the protein MKRLRGKTLHLGGAAAVAVLLCAVPSQTDEYTTYLATQALVFGLLAVGVGVLTGHAGMPTMGQVAPYAVGAYTTAWLTRNDITNGLVQLLVAALAAAVFSALTGPVVIRARGVVVIMLTLAVGELTATAATQWKSFTGGTDGLAGIPATRVLPGTPELLNEDQVYVYVLVVTAVVSAVTALVLRSPAGLLLAGCRENEARMRAAGHPVDRYLLTAYVGAGAIGGIGGALLITHQRYVSPQDVGFDISALALLAVVIGGVRSITGALAGAALIVFARDWLGGWWPGHAPLFLGVLFLVAVYVLPDGAAGFAGRTLEFGRRVRNRTPRAAKSEAV from the coding sequence GTGAAGCGCCTTCGCGGCAAGACGCTGCACCTCGGCGGTGCGGCGGCCGTCGCCGTACTCCTGTGCGCCGTGCCGTCGCAGACCGACGAGTACACCACGTACCTCGCGACCCAGGCCCTCGTCTTCGGCCTGCTCGCGGTCGGCGTCGGCGTGCTGACCGGGCACGCGGGCATGCCGACGATGGGCCAGGTGGCGCCGTACGCGGTCGGCGCGTACACCACCGCCTGGCTCACCCGCAACGACATCACCAACGGCCTGGTGCAACTGCTCGTCGCGGCACTCGCCGCCGCCGTGTTCTCGGCACTCACCGGGCCCGTCGTCATCCGCGCTCGCGGCGTGGTCGTCATCATGCTCACGCTCGCGGTCGGCGAACTGACGGCCACGGCCGCGACGCAGTGGAAGTCGTTCACCGGCGGCACCGACGGGCTCGCGGGCATCCCGGCCACGCGCGTGCTGCCGGGCACCCCCGAACTCCTCAACGAGGACCAGGTGTACGTCTACGTCCTGGTCGTCACCGCCGTCGTCTCCGCCGTGACCGCGCTCGTGCTGCGCTCGCCCGCGGGGCTGCTCCTCGCCGGGTGCCGCGAGAACGAGGCGCGGATGCGCGCCGCCGGGCACCCGGTCGACCGCTACCTGCTCACCGCCTACGTCGGCGCGGGGGCGATCGGGGGCATCGGCGGCGCGCTCCTGATCACCCACCAGCGCTACGTGTCGCCGCAGGACGTCGGCTTCGACATCTCGGCGCTCGCCCTGCTGGCCGTCGTCATCGGCGGCGTCCGCTCGATCACCGGGGCCCTCGCGGGCGCCGCGCTGATCGTGTTCGCCCGCGACTGGCTGGGCGGCTGGTGGCCCGGGCACGCACCGCTGTTCCTCGGTGTGCTGTTCCTCGTCGCCGTGTACGTCCTGCCCGACGGCGCGGCCGGTTTCGCCGGCCGCACGCTGGAGTTCGGGCGCCGTGTCCGCAACCGAACACCCCGCGCCGCGAAGTCGGAGGCAGTATGA
- a CDS encoding ABC transporter substrate-binding protein — MRLFRRTRRRAATQLLLATALVATAACSSESGKSSGDTVKIGLLVPMSGPYEAIGKDLQKGFELYVDTHEGKLGGHKVQIVTADEGNGGGTAAPAAAKLVKQDKVTAVVGVANGGSMAAVAPMLTEERIPLVGAGGRPPLDNVDRVWTTSWISEETGAAIAQYVKDTVNGPVAVIGPDYQGGWDQLRGFTDTFTQAGGKVVNDKPFLTPWPGDNNFLPFFSQIAQSDAKAVYCFYAAAQAVEFVKQYRQSDAKNLPLYGAGFLTEGSTLDAQGEAARDIYSVLNYAPGLDNPANRKFVADYQAKHKAVPNLYNVTAYDAGAVLDRAIAAIGDGKVTSETIANAIGGLGQIDSPRGPWQFGANHSPVQKWYLRQVRPDGPTLSNVVVQELATLGG, encoded by the coding sequence ATGCGTTTGTTCCGGCGAACCCGGCGCCGCGCCGCCACCCAACTCCTGCTCGCCACGGCGCTCGTCGCGACCGCGGCTTGCAGCAGCGAGAGCGGCAAGTCGAGCGGCGACACGGTCAAGATCGGCTTGCTCGTCCCGATGTCCGGTCCTTATGAGGCGATCGGCAAGGACCTGCAAAAGGGCTTCGAGCTGTACGTCGACACCCACGAGGGCAAGCTCGGCGGCCACAAGGTCCAGATCGTCACCGCCGACGAGGGCAACGGCGGCGGCACCGCGGCCCCGGCTGCGGCCAAGCTGGTCAAGCAGGACAAGGTCACCGCCGTGGTCGGCGTCGCGAACGGCGGCAGCATGGCGGCGGTCGCGCCGATGCTCACCGAGGAGCGGATACCCCTCGTCGGGGCCGGCGGTCGCCCGCCGCTGGACAACGTCGACCGTGTGTGGACCACGAGCTGGATCTCCGAGGAGACCGGCGCCGCGATCGCCCAGTACGTCAAGGACACCGTCAACGGCCCGGTGGCCGTGATAGGCCCCGACTACCAGGGCGGCTGGGACCAACTCCGCGGCTTCACCGACACGTTCACCCAGGCCGGCGGCAAGGTAGTCAACGACAAGCCGTTCCTGACGCCGTGGCCCGGCGACAACAACTTCCTGCCGTTCTTCTCGCAGATCGCGCAGAGCGACGCCAAGGCCGTCTACTGCTTCTACGCGGCGGCCCAGGCCGTCGAGTTCGTCAAGCAGTACCGGCAGTCCGACGCGAAGAACCTGCCGCTGTACGGCGCCGGCTTCCTCACCGAGGGCTCCACGCTCGACGCCCAGGGCGAGGCGGCCCGCGACATCTACTCCGTGCTGAACTACGCGCCGGGTCTCGACAACCCCGCGAACCGCAAGTTCGTCGCCGACTACCAGGCCAAGCACAAGGCCGTCCCGAACCTGTACAACGTGACCGCCTACGACGCGGGCGCCGTGCTCGACCGCGCGATCGCCGCGATCGGCGACGGCAAGGTCACCTCGGAGACCATCGCGAACGCGATCGGCGGCCTCGGCCAGATCGACAGCCCGCGCGGTCCGTGGCAGTTCGGCGCCAACCACTCGCCGGTGCAGAAGTGGTACCTGCGGCAGGTCCGTCCGGACGGCCCGACGCTCTCCAACGTCGTGGTCCAGGAACTCGCCACGCTCGGCGGCTGA
- a CDS encoding ABC transporter ATP-binding protein, translated as MTVTGSAPGEAAGEAPGKAPGTLSVKAADTAADTAVDREPGAARDAAPAPLLEVRGLTAGYGGGAVLHGVDATVRAGELHAVVGPNGAGKTTFLHAVAGLVPPSGGRVRVAGRDVTGKSAHVVARAGAGIVPQGRRIFPSLTVDQHLRLAERAGRRRDGGRFRPKAPAAAQAPVWTRDRVLDLLPRLGERLTHHGGELSGGEQQMLAVARALLGRPALLLLDEPTEGLAPAIADEIHSLMRELAAQGLGLLVATPQAVLVEGIADHVVYLASGRLATQADGLRLVAPGTSRGAAEADDAG; from the coding sequence ATGACGGTGACCGGTTCGGCTCCGGGCGAGGCCGCGGGCGAGGCCCCCGGTAAGGCCCCGGGCACGCTGTCCGTCAAGGCCGCGGACACGGCCGCGGACACGGCCGTCGACCGGGAGCCCGGCGCCGCCCGCGACGCGGCTCCCGCGCCGCTCCTGGAGGTACGCGGCCTGACCGCCGGATACGGCGGCGGTGCCGTCCTGCACGGTGTCGACGCCACCGTGCGGGCGGGCGAACTCCACGCGGTCGTCGGGCCCAACGGCGCCGGCAAGACGACGTTCCTGCACGCGGTCGCGGGCCTGGTGCCCCCGTCCGGCGGCCGGGTGCGCGTGGCCGGCCGGGACGTCACCGGCAAGTCCGCCCACGTCGTCGCCCGCGCGGGGGCGGGGATCGTGCCGCAAGGGCGCCGGATCTTCCCCAGCCTGACGGTCGATCAGCACCTGCGGCTCGCGGAACGCGCGGGGCGGCGGCGCGACGGCGGCCGGTTCCGCCCCAAGGCGCCGGCCGCCGCTCAGGCCCCGGTCTGGACGCGCGACCGCGTCCTCGACCTGCTGCCGCGCCTGGGTGAACGCCTCACCCACCACGGCGGCGAACTCTCCGGCGGCGAACAGCAGATGCTGGCCGTCGCCCGCGCGCTGCTGGGGCGTCCCGCGCTGCTGCTGCTGGACGAGCCGACCGAGGGGTTGGCCCCGGCCATCGCCGACGAGATCCACTCCCTGATGCGCGAACTCGCGGCACAAGGGCTGGGGTTGCTGGTCGCGACACCGCAGGCCGTGTTGGTCGAGGGGATCGCCGACCACGTCGTGTACCTGGCCTCGGGGCGCCTTGCGACGCAGGCGGACGGCCTCCGGCTGGTCGCGCCCGGGACCTCGCGCGGCGCGGCCGAGGCGGACGACGCGGGCTGA